The Vigna unguiculata cultivar IT97K-499-35 chromosome 11, ASM411807v1, whole genome shotgun sequence genomic sequence actaaaaacaaacatgaaagaaaaaaaaaatagtaaaaacataaattttcgTCGTCTTAAAGTCGATAAATACTTACATTTATAACTGACAGTTTGGTACAtagaataagataaaattatttattccaTTAAAATTCATCATAATAACCGAAACAATtgaatatatgattaaaattcacgatttaaaaaaaaatactggtAAAATCTTATcgttaaattgaaaattataacaTGAAAGAGTTCCAattttggaataaaaaaatgcaattagAAAGGcttattaattaatgaaagtgaaaagaaacaaacaatagcaaaaagaaaattaagttaATCGGGGCTATTATGAAATAGCATAAGCTTGACAAGAGCACATTTAAATGTCTAGTTCAATAATGATGGAATTACATATTTGCATTATCTTGTCTAATAGTGTTAAAtcaagttgtattttttttgtctcgATGGAGTTGGATTGATTAAATTCATTTGTTTTGTTGCATTCATATCACACCTACttttcttcaatattatttGGTAAAGAGAATTGTGAAGGAGAGATTGTTCCACGTTTGGACATTTTAGTGAATTAAGATCATAAAAGGACCTCCATCTTTCGAAATTATTTTTGGGGCTACTTTTCGCATTTCTCTTTCTAATCACAATGGTAGGGTAGGTATCACCCTCGTCTTgtgtattgatatttattaagTGGATCCTATGAATTTATCACTTTGCGTTATTTTAATTGTTCTAATAATTATACTCCAATATAAATCATTCTTCCATGTACCAAAGTAAGTAATATTGATTCGTGTAAACCATGttaatcaaatatatttgaataaatagattattttatcattccaaaatctaaaataaaattgttttggtACATTCAATAAGTTTTACATCACTTAAGAGTCCCTACACCTTATGAGAAAGAGGATAATAATAGAGGGAGGTAAGTttacggttttttttttttttcaatccatcaattttaaatattggcCTTCATCaatttagttacttttttttccttgaaTGTAAAGTTGAAAGGGGTAGCTATGAATGGATATTTGATGATTAGTGCCCACTAAGTTTGTGGTGTAGAATAATATAGCCATGGTCCAATGGTCCCAACCCTAAACGGCTAAACCAAGCCATTTCAAAACCCTAACCCCACCACCAATCACCCAAACAAGCTTACCCTACTTTCCTTTTCAGCTCCTATCATGGCTCCACCACCCCCAACTCCCACTCACACATTTAGATTTTTCATCAACACAACACCGTCCATCAAACGCACCCATTAACAATCACCCAGAAACAAAAACTCAACCCAAAACACCACCGTCATCAACATTGAATAATCGACAGAagaacatttatatatttcttaagtgtaattttacaaaagtaaaaacCTCAGGTTTCGAATTAATAATACGAGAAACCTCATAATCAATCACCTCATATACGTGAACTTAACCACcaaaattaacgaaaaaaaaatgtcaattacaGTGACAGAAGTAGAACAAGAAGAAGACGATCGATGAAGATTCTGTgttctgttttctgttttctgcTTTCTGTTTTCTCAGTCTTGGAAACCGGTTTTGGCCCAAATGGCGTTTCGGAGCGTACTCAGATCCCTTCCCTTCAGGGTTCTCCCTAAACCTTCATGCACGGAGAAGGAAGCAACCCTAGTTCTCGCCAGAAACTCGTGCGGTGGCACTCTCCCGCTCCGTTCAAATTCATCGTAACCCTCGTTGTGATCGTCGTCGTAATCGCTTTCCTCGTCGTTGTTGTTGTTGCGGTTGTTATTTCTTTTAGTGTACTCGTCGCCGAGGATCTTCGACCAGTCGGGGATGTTGACGGGCACCGACGCCGCGGCGGCGGTGGCGGAGGAAGAGGGTTTTTTCTTGGCGGAGCCGCGGCCGTGGAGCGATCTGCTGAACTCGAACGAGTTAGCCCGGCCCGAGTTGTAAATCTCGGACTCGTCGAATTCGAACGCGGATTCGGAATCCATGGTTAGCGATAGAGAGTCTCTGTTTGAAGCGACGGGGAGAAAACGGTGGCTTCGTGAAGTGAAGTAGTTCTTTCTGCTCGCCATTGTTTACATGCAGAGGTGGCGGTGATTTTATAACGTTGGTTTTTGTTTTCGTTACGTGAATGAATGAAACTGTGGAAGAAGGTtctgttgttgtttttgttgttgcttgttgttgttttttttttttctcttcttccaaTGTTGTTGTTTATTATGGTTCATTTGATGTGCTTTTATAAAGGGTTTGTTGCTATCTACTTCCCCTTTTCTTTAAAGAAGAATAGGGTGTTGCAAACTAAAtctcatttttcattattatttttggataataataaggaaagagagagaaattagAAACCGGTATATAAATCCTGTTATTCTTGTTGTCTCGTGTGAAGTTagtaataaaaaagagaaatgtCGCGTTACATTCTGGATAAGGTTCCATCTCCTTCGTCTTTTCTTTCTCGGGTTTCTTTCTCGGTCACTTGGGAGAAACTACCAAGCACCACCCACCCAACAAAATCATATATACTCGtttttcacttcttttttttttttatgcttcatTATGTTATCCCATCCATGCTTCAAGTTATGGTGCATTAATATAAGAAGCatatagttataatattttaattttcttaaaaaaatattatctatcttttagtaatttttctctcatttgtagtttttcttttatgtataaatatttcCATTAAGCACACATGCCaatattttatatcttaatatagaataacatatatttgttattgaaaAAGCAATGCGTTGTTTTAATCAATACTAGACAGCGGAAACTCTAGGATTAATTAAAGGAAATTTTAAACAATAGGGTTGGTTTTGAGCACAAGATCTACCCTATTTACTTGATGAATAAAGGTTTCAATTATCGTTACATGAgtgtttatatttaatgtttgtaATACATCGATCGGAATTATATGTACAAATTTTgtgtatgagaaaaaaaattaaagagaaataaatactTACAAgtactaaattttaaatcattaactatgactattattttttttttctctgtgaTAATTGATTCCaattattgattaaatataataacaataattgatCAAACTTTTATAAACAAGTATTTGTTTCTGATAACAAAAAGgggaagtatatatatatatatatatatatatatatatatatatgtttttgcctttttttttaatattcaaaatatatagcaTGTGATGGTTTGGAATGGTGGGTGATCGACTTAATGAATATATATCCTTGTTGGTTGTATTGTATGGAACTTAGGTACACCACTCAATCAACTTACATAGACTCGCTTGacaaattaaagttaatttacCACAAAAGGAATTGtactaaatttacaaaaaaaaaaaaaaagattttcataGCACTTAATTGAAGCATCAGTATCAATTCCGGTTCCATTGATAGGGGTtaatccaaataaataaataataaataaataaatttatatttttttaatatgaaatttaaatcatggttttgatttataaatttaagtctaaataatataaaatttaatccaAATAAGCATACACTGAAttagtgaaaaacaaaattaattatttacaataaagcAAATGAGCATTAATCAATTATATCTGGAAAGAATTGATTAATACATaagagtgaaaaagaaaaaaagaaaagagttgGTTGATTGTGTGAGAAAGAGGACAAATGCGATTATGCTATCCTATTTAGACGCGTTAATGTAGATATGCGTAGGACACGTGGCGTGCAATGATTTGAAGAAAGATTAAGGAGCATGATGGCACATGATGTAGGACCTCCCTCTTATCATCTAATTCATTT encodes the following:
- the LOC114168863 gene encoding uncharacterized protein LOC114168863, with translation MASRKNYFTSRSHRFLPVASNRDSLSLTMDSESAFEFDESEIYNSGRANSFEFSRSLHGRGSAKKKPSSSATAAAASVPVNIPDWSKILGDEYTKRNNNRNNNNDEESDYDDDHNEGYDEFERSGRVPPHEFLARTRVASFSVHEGLGRTLKGRDLSTLRNAIWAKTGFQD